A single region of the Cryptosporangium aurantiacum genome encodes:
- a CDS encoding nuclear transport factor 2 family protein, with product MATPEELYQRYVYAGAMTRDAEAVAALFTDDGVYEAPLVPPGHPFPRRLAGRDEIRRGLSEYYRRPQPTTGPVDVERTRYVLHRPEPGVLIAEVDTVLVDHDPISLVQIFRVRDGLVASLRDYFDPAVV from the coding sequence GTGGCTACTCCGGAGGAGCTCTACCAGCGCTACGTCTACGCGGGTGCGATGACGCGGGACGCCGAAGCGGTCGCCGCGCTGTTCACCGACGACGGCGTCTACGAGGCGCCGCTCGTCCCACCCGGCCATCCGTTCCCGCGACGCCTGGCCGGCCGGGACGAGATCCGCCGTGGCCTGAGCGAGTACTACCGTCGTCCGCAGCCGACCACCGGGCCCGTCGACGTCGAGCGCACCCGGTACGTGCTGCACCGGCCGGAGCCCGGCGTGCTCATCGCGGAGGTCGACACCGTGCTGGTGGACCACGATCCGATCTCGCTCGTGCAGATCTTCCGCGTCCGCGACGGGCTGGTGGCGTCGCTGCGGGACTACTTCGATCCGGCCGTCGTGTGA
- a CDS encoding enoyl-CoA hydratase/isomerase family protein — translation MIEQEDVDGVTVVRLAHGKVNALDVELLREITAVFDRLTRSASRAVVLTGTGSCFSAGVDLWRVVDGGAAYVDAFLPALSDAFLSVFTLDKPVVAALNGHAIAGGAVLACAADQRLAVESGARIGVTELVAGVPFPPVALEIVRFAIGEQSARAAIVTGNTVDPPGAFAAGFVDRLVPADTLRDTALATARRLASIPPDTFGLTKQQLRLPVQERIDRYRPLHDARVRDLWVAGVEGGRLRRYMESVTAGR, via the coding sequence ATGATCGAGCAGGAGGACGTCGACGGCGTCACCGTCGTACGCCTGGCCCACGGGAAGGTCAACGCGCTCGACGTCGAGTTGCTGCGGGAGATCACCGCGGTCTTCGATCGCCTGACCCGCTCCGCGTCCCGGGCGGTGGTCCTGACCGGCACCGGTTCGTGCTTCTCGGCCGGCGTCGACCTGTGGCGGGTCGTCGACGGTGGCGCTGCCTATGTGGACGCTTTCCTGCCGGCGCTCAGCGACGCGTTCCTGTCCGTCTTCACGCTGGACAAACCCGTGGTGGCGGCGCTCAACGGCCACGCGATCGCCGGCGGCGCCGTCCTCGCCTGCGCGGCGGACCAGCGGTTGGCCGTGGAGTCCGGAGCACGCATCGGGGTGACCGAACTCGTCGCCGGTGTGCCGTTCCCGCCCGTCGCGCTGGAGATCGTCCGGTTCGCGATCGGCGAGCAGTCGGCCCGCGCGGCGATCGTCACCGGGAACACCGTCGATCCGCCGGGCGCGTTCGCCGCCGGGTTCGTCGACCGGCTCGTGCCCGCCGACACGCTGCGGGACACCGCGCTCGCCACCGCGCGACGGCTGGCGTCGATTCCGCCCGACACGTTCGGGTTGACGAAGCAGCAGCTGCGGCTGCCGGTCCAGGAGCGGATCGACCGATACCGGCCGCTGCACGACGCGCGCGTGCGTGATCTCTGGGTGGCGGGCGTCGAGGGCGGGCGCCTCCGGCGGTACATGGAGTCGGTGACCGCCGGGCGCTGA
- a CDS encoding RNA polymerase sigma-70 factor yields the protein MDHGQPDAATEAFVTHRNLLFTVAYEMLGSAADAEDVLQETWLRWTTVDLDTVRDHRAYLVRITSRQALNRIRTLGRRKETYVGAWLPEPLLTSPDLAEDVELAESVSMAMLLVMETLTPTERAVFVLREVFDFGYGEIAESVDKSPAAVRQIAHRARAHVAARRPRVPASPQQTRDALDALRHTLETGDVQSLLDLLAPDVVVIGDGGGVKQTVLRPVVGADKVVRLFTGGFAKLDTAPTAEPVQVNGGPALLVRIGGEIDGVVALRIDDGLITGFYYVRNPEKLSRVVRETTVSR from the coding sequence ATGGACCACGGTCAACCGGACGCCGCGACCGAGGCGTTCGTCACCCACCGCAACCTGCTCTTCACGGTTGCCTACGAGATGCTCGGCTCGGCCGCCGACGCGGAGGACGTCCTGCAGGAGACCTGGCTGCGGTGGACGACGGTCGACCTGGACACGGTGCGGGACCACCGCGCCTACCTGGTCCGGATCACGTCGCGTCAGGCGCTCAACCGGATCCGCACGCTGGGCAGGCGCAAGGAGACCTACGTCGGAGCCTGGCTGCCCGAACCATTGCTCACCTCTCCCGACCTGGCCGAGGACGTCGAGCTCGCCGAGAGCGTCTCGATGGCGATGCTGCTGGTCATGGAGACGCTCACGCCGACCGAGCGGGCGGTCTTCGTCCTCCGCGAGGTGTTCGACTTCGGATACGGCGAGATCGCGGAATCCGTCGACAAGAGTCCGGCCGCGGTCCGGCAGATCGCCCACCGGGCACGAGCCCACGTCGCCGCGCGCCGACCGCGCGTACCCGCGTCTCCGCAGCAGACCCGGGACGCGCTCGACGCGCTCCGGCACACCCTGGAGACCGGCGACGTGCAGAGCCTGCTCGACCTGCTCGCGCCGGACGTCGTCGTGATCGGCGACGGTGGCGGGGTGAAGCAGACCGTGCTGCGGCCGGTCGTGGGGGCGGACAAGGTGGTCCGCCTGTTCACCGGCGGCTTCGCGAAGCTCGACACCGCCCCTACTGCCGAACCCGTCCAGGTCAACGGTGGCCCGGCGCTGCTCGTCCGGATCGGCGGCGAGATCGACGGCGTCGTCGCGCTGCGGATCGACGACGGCCTGATCACCGGGTTCTACTACGTGCGCAATCCCGAGAAGCTGTCACGGGTGGTACGGGAGACCACCGTGAGCCGCTGA
- a CDS encoding cytochrome P450, with protein MDVSGDDRKSAALAAERVRPAPGARVISGFTPAREVLRSTGMRQAGAGAKDAPAVDPEFASVFFLDGEAHRQKRTAIARFFTPKAIATRYRAVMERTTDELLTGLRAAGGGRLDTISFELAVTVAADIVGLTDSNQKAMARRIQGTLFATRYHHRALPIRALVQLVTAVNGLRFYRRDVLPAIRTRRAQRREDVISHLIDENYPNKAILIECMTYAVAGMVTTREFIVMAAWHLFEKDELRARFLAADEQGQLAILIEILRLEPVAAMLHRRATADAALPSGSAHEGELLALSIRDANVDAAAVGACPFTLDADRAGAVNHTSAYLSFGDGSHRCPGAQVALNETRVFLDRLFRVPGLRLVQTPRMSWSDALMSYELRGAVVTCDRTTANG; from the coding sequence ATGGACGTGTCCGGGGACGATCGGAAGTCCGCTGCGCTCGCGGCGGAGCGGGTACGGCCGGCGCCGGGGGCGCGCGTGATCTCCGGCTTCACGCCCGCCCGGGAGGTCCTGCGCAGCACCGGCATGCGGCAGGCCGGTGCCGGCGCGAAGGACGCCCCGGCCGTCGACCCGGAGTTCGCGTCGGTGTTCTTCCTGGACGGGGAGGCACACCGGCAGAAGCGCACCGCGATCGCGCGGTTCTTCACACCGAAGGCGATCGCGACGCGGTACCGGGCGGTGATGGAGCGGACCACCGACGAGCTGCTCACCGGCCTGCGGGCGGCCGGCGGAGGACGGCTCGACACGATCAGTTTCGAGCTGGCGGTCACCGTCGCCGCGGACATCGTCGGCCTGACCGACAGCAACCAAAAAGCGATGGCGCGGCGCATCCAAGGGACGCTCTTCGCCACCCGCTACCACCACCGGGCCTTACCGATCCGCGCGCTCGTCCAGCTCGTGACCGCGGTGAACGGCCTGCGTTTCTACCGGCGTGACGTGCTCCCCGCCATCCGCACCCGGCGTGCGCAGCGCCGCGAGGACGTCATCTCGCACCTGATCGACGAGAACTACCCGAACAAGGCGATCCTGATCGAATGCATGACCTACGCCGTCGCCGGCATGGTCACGACCCGCGAGTTCATCGTGATGGCCGCCTGGCACCTGTTCGAGAAGGACGAGCTGCGCGCCCGCTTCCTCGCCGCCGACGAGCAGGGCCAGCTCGCGATCCTGATCGAGATCCTCCGGCTGGAGCCGGTCGCCGCCATGCTGCACCGGCGTGCGACGGCCGACGCCGCGCTGCCGTCCGGGTCGGCGCACGAGGGCGAACTGCTCGCGCTGAGCATCCGGGACGCCAACGTGGACGCTGCCGCGGTCGGCGCGTGCCCGTTCACGCTCGACGCCGACCGCGCGGGGGCGGTCAACCACACCAGCGCGTACCTGAGCTTCGGCGACGGCAGCCACCGGTGCCCCGGTGCGCAGGTCGCGCTCAACGAGACCCGGGTGTTCCTGGACCGGTTGTTCCGGGTCCCGGGGCTCCGGCTCGTGCAGACGCCCCGGATGAGCTGGTCGGACGCGCTGATGAGCTACGAGCTGCGCGGCGCCGTCGTCACCTGCGATCGCACGACCGCCAACGGCTGA
- a CDS encoding substrate-binding periplasmic protein: MAPSPTAAMEKVPTGVTVPLVRKGQLTVCQWGGGVPYLATAAATGGTKAEGFDVELLTLVGQRLGVQPVIVEVDRTDILAAQALGRKFCDLTAGQFFALPEGDPEELPVDYTEPYFRRAITILTADKSLTTLESLRGKRVAVESSSLLPDEVQAAGVQTTELDEAAIGAAINAGQFDAALIDSGLAAHLQHEDKTGSLIVAGQFGDPGDVVFAVAEGNTVLREQVNAALVDAGRNGHFRYAYSQWFAGEPALVPGS; this comes from the coding sequence GTGGCACCCTCGCCCACCGCGGCGATGGAGAAGGTGCCGACCGGCGTGACCGTTCCGCTCGTCCGCAAGGGTCAGCTGACCGTCTGCCAGTGGGGTGGCGGGGTCCCCTACCTGGCAACGGCGGCGGCGACCGGCGGTACGAAGGCCGAAGGTTTCGACGTCGAGTTGTTGACGCTCGTGGGGCAGCGGCTCGGCGTGCAGCCGGTGATCGTCGAGGTCGACCGGACCGACATCCTCGCCGCGCAGGCGCTCGGCCGGAAGTTCTGCGACCTGACCGCGGGCCAGTTCTTCGCGCTGCCCGAGGGCGACCCCGAGGAACTCCCGGTCGACTACACCGAGCCGTACTTCCGCCGGGCGATCACGATCCTGACGGCGGACAAGAGCCTCACCACGCTGGAGTCGCTCCGGGGCAAGCGGGTGGCCGTCGAATCGAGCAGCCTCCTGCCGGACGAGGTCCAGGCCGCGGGCGTGCAGACCACCGAGTTGGACGAGGCGGCCATCGGCGCGGCGATCAACGCCGGACAGTTCGACGCGGCGCTCATCGACAGCGGGCTGGCCGCGCACCTGCAGCACGAGGACAAGACCGGCTCGCTGATCGTCGCCGGGCAGTTCGGCGACCCGGGCGACGTCGTGTTCGCGGTCGCGGAGGGCAACACGGTCCTGCGGGAACAGGTGAACGCGGCGCTCGTCGACGCCGGACGCAACGGGCACTTCCGGTACGCCTACAGCCAGTGGTTCGCCGGAGAACCGGCGTTGGTTCCCGGCTCCTAG
- the fabG gene encoding 3-oxoacyl-ACP reductase FabG — MDERTEGTVALVTGGGSGIGAACAAALRDRGDRVAVASRSGKADDGLRGVRCDVTDPASVDAAFAEVEDALGPVEILVANAGIIRDALLARLTDEAFTEVVDVNLAGAYRVARRASRRMIRARRGRIVFVSSAAGLSGSVGQANYAASKAGLVGLSRSIARELAPLGITANVVAPGPVSTGMTHTLDERQRAALIGGVPMGRMATPEEVAAAVCFLASPAAAYITGAVLPVDGGAGMGH; from the coding sequence ATGGACGAGCGGACAGAGGGAACCGTCGCTTTGGTGACCGGCGGCGGCTCGGGAATCGGGGCCGCCTGCGCGGCTGCGCTGCGCGACCGCGGCGACCGCGTCGCGGTCGCCTCCCGCAGCGGTAAGGCGGACGACGGCCTGCGCGGCGTCCGCTGCGACGTCACCGACCCGGCGTCGGTGGACGCCGCGTTCGCCGAGGTCGAGGATGCGTTGGGCCCGGTGGAGATCCTGGTCGCGAACGCCGGCATCATCCGCGACGCGTTGCTGGCCCGCCTGACCGACGAGGCGTTCACCGAGGTGGTGGACGTCAACCTGGCCGGTGCGTATCGGGTGGCGCGCCGAGCCAGCCGGCGGATGATCCGGGCCCGGCGCGGACGGATCGTGTTCGTGTCGTCGGCTGCGGGGTTGTCGGGGTCGGTCGGTCAGGCGAACTACGCGGCGTCAAAGGCTGGTCTGGTCGGGTTGAGCCGGTCGATCGCGCGGGAGCTGGCACCGCTCGGCATCACGGCGAACGTCGTCGCGCCCGGCCCGGTCAGCACCGGAATGACACACACGCTGGACGAGCGGCAACGCGCCGCCCTGATCGGTGGGGTGCCGATGGGCCGGATGGCCACCCCGGAGGAGGTGGCCGCCGCGGTGTGTTTCCTCGCGTCGCCGGCTGCGGCGTACATCACCGGCGCCGTGTTGCCGGTCGACGGCGGCGCAGGCATGGGCCACTGA
- a CDS encoding MBL fold metallo-hydrolase, giving the protein MTLDAGRGTEYQTRSGVVRVATDGHDAGPETLVLEVLGRRAGMPGAGEPSSGYLVHVGAATLLFDCGPGTAGALRGALGGRAPDAVFVTHLHMDHCYDLVPIAKSLLAPLVTYPRNGQAGGLTRPVRATPCYLPPGAPEVFRTLQSLFPVHTSPPLDRAFDLVFDAVEVEPGTRYQVAGCEVTAVAMRHAVPACGFRLTSGAGSFAYTGDTGWTDALLDLAAGVDVLLCEATLREPDTGPHGHLSATEAGRLAALAGVGVLVLTHVQDTDDAATAQLRSDASSCFDGPIALAEPRTTFTFYGTDRTAQP; this is encoded by the coding sequence ATGACGCTGGACGCGGGCCGGGGCACCGAGTACCAGACGCGTTCCGGAGTGGTGCGCGTCGCGACCGACGGGCACGATGCCGGGCCGGAGACACTCGTGCTCGAGGTGCTGGGGCGCCGCGCGGGGATGCCCGGCGCCGGGGAGCCGAGCTCGGGCTATCTGGTGCACGTCGGTGCGGCCACGCTGCTCTTCGACTGCGGGCCGGGCACCGCCGGTGCGCTGCGCGGCGCGCTGGGCGGTCGCGCTCCGGACGCGGTGTTCGTCACGCACCTCCACATGGACCACTGCTACGACCTGGTCCCGATCGCCAAATCGCTGCTGGCGCCGCTGGTGACCTATCCCCGGAACGGCCAGGCCGGTGGGCTGACCCGCCCCGTCCGCGCCACCCCCTGCTATCTGCCGCCGGGGGCGCCCGAAGTGTTCCGCACGCTCCAGAGCCTGTTCCCGGTGCACACGTCGCCGCCGCTGGACCGCGCATTCGACCTGGTCTTCGACGCCGTCGAGGTCGAGCCCGGGACGCGGTATCAGGTCGCGGGCTGCGAAGTCACCGCGGTGGCGATGCGCCACGCCGTTCCCGCCTGCGGGTTCCGGCTGACCTCCGGCGCGGGCAGCTTCGCCTATACCGGGGACACCGGGTGGACCGATGCGCTCCTGGACCTCGCCGCCGGCGTCGACGTGCTGCTCTGCGAAGCGACGCTGCGCGAGCCGGACACCGGCCCGCACGGACACCTGTCGGCAACCGAGGCCGGGCGGCTCGCCGCGCTCGCCGGCGTCGGCGTGCTCGTTCTCACCCATGTCCAGGACACCGACGACGCCGCGACGGCGCAGCTGCGGAGCGACGCGTCGTCGTGCTTCGACGGACCGATCGCCCTAGCCGAACCACGGACCACGTTCACGTTCTACGGCACAGACAGGACAGCACAGCCATGA
- a CDS encoding ABC transporter substrate-binding protein, with amino-acid sequence MTLLDGRRRRHRLGAALTVLTLLCVAACDAAESDEATDAPVTIRFASYNYGTPDLGGQGVQELIDLFEKEHPNITIKPEGGTSKELYTRVQAQAAAGDPPDIAQIGWSKLASAADNLPIVPIDDLASADEVKTVTSQLLPGAIEAGNVDDKLVAMPFAMSTPTLFVNAKLFRAAGLDPAKPPQTWEEVKAAALTIRSKTQQQGVYLSAANAAKSDFLTQSLINSNGGALLSESGDVQLDSPQAVGALSMLGDLTASGAQPAIADDDAISLFKAGKLGMYVTSTALMASFTKAADGSFELRTAGLPRFGDQPARPTYSGAGLVVLSKDKAEQAAAWEFLTFLTSRIAFGIITEKIGYLPLRTDSAADPALAKRLAQQPSIQPAMTQLADVTPYQSMPGRRSDQARQILQDSAVAPIMLDRADPPSTLAKVDQRITELLAS; translated from the coding sequence ATGACCCTCTTGGATGGCAGACGTCGCCGGCACCGGCTCGGCGCAGCGCTGACCGTGCTCACGCTCCTCTGCGTCGCCGCCTGCGACGCCGCGGAGTCCGACGAGGCCACCGACGCACCGGTGACGATCCGGTTCGCGTCCTACAACTACGGGACACCCGACCTCGGCGGGCAGGGCGTCCAAGAATTGATCGACCTGTTCGAGAAGGAACACCCGAACATCACGATCAAACCGGAGGGCGGGACCTCGAAGGAGCTCTACACCCGGGTCCAGGCCCAGGCCGCGGCTGGCGACCCACCCGACATCGCCCAGATCGGCTGGAGCAAGCTGGCGTCGGCGGCCGACAACCTGCCGATCGTGCCGATCGACGATCTCGCGTCAGCCGACGAGGTCAAGACCGTGACGTCGCAGCTGCTGCCCGGCGCGATCGAGGCAGGCAACGTCGACGACAAGCTGGTCGCGATGCCGTTCGCGATGTCGACACCGACGCTCTTCGTGAACGCGAAGCTGTTCCGGGCCGCCGGGCTGGACCCGGCCAAGCCGCCGCAGACCTGGGAGGAAGTGAAGGCCGCGGCGCTGACGATCCGGAGCAAGACCCAGCAGCAGGGCGTGTACCTCTCGGCCGCGAACGCCGCGAAGTCCGACTTCCTCACCCAGTCGCTGATCAACAGCAACGGTGGCGCGCTGCTGTCGGAGTCCGGGGATGTCCAGCTGGACAGCCCGCAGGCGGTCGGTGCGCTGAGCATGCTCGGCGACCTCACCGCGTCCGGCGCGCAGCCCGCGATCGCCGACGACGACGCTATCTCCCTGTTCAAGGCCGGCAAACTCGGCATGTACGTGACGAGCACTGCGCTGATGGCGAGCTTCACCAAGGCCGCCGACGGGTCGTTCGAGCTGCGCACCGCGGGACTGCCCCGGTTCGGGGACCAGCCGGCCCGGCCCACGTACTCCGGTGCGGGTCTGGTCGTGCTGTCCAAGGACAAGGCCGAGCAGGCCGCCGCGTGGGAGTTCCTCACGTTCCTGACCAGCCGGATTGCGTTCGGGATCATCACCGAGAAGATCGGGTACCTGCCGCTGCGCACCGACTCCGCCGCGGACCCGGCGCTGGCCAAGCGACTGGCTCAGCAGCCGTCGATCCAGCCGGCGATGACCCAGCTGGCCGACGTGACGCCGTACCAGTCGATGCCCGGCCGCCGCAGTGACCAGGCGCGGCAGATCCTGCAGGACAGCGCGGTCGCGCCGATCATGCTCGACCGGGCCGATCCACCCAGCACTCTGGCGAAGGTCGACCAGCGGATCACCGAGCTGCTGGCCTCGTGA
- a CDS encoding carbohydrate ABC transporter permease — MTLEKTEPRLAPPVGGSDRRRERRPHRQTHWLYLTPGLALLAAWVYLPVVLTLALSVLDWHLIRGEGTFVGTDNFRRLFADPEFRSASLRTVAYAVALLPFATVAPFAMAVLLWKHDGPAARVYRALLFLPVVLAPVATAVSWRFLLDPLQGLANAALDVVAIPPVNWLGEGGSAFGVIVVLTGTKIFALNTLLYLAGLAGIDRRLLEAARVDGATEWDVTRRLVVPLLGRTTALVTFLCLVLAGQWAFVNVAVLTQGGPSGATDNVYYHLYDYAFDYFDTGLAAAAAVLLVVVFVPISLAYQRAGRRTPGGAG; from the coding sequence GTGACGCTGGAGAAGACCGAGCCTCGGCTCGCGCCGCCGGTCGGGGGTTCCGACCGGCGGCGCGAGCGGCGCCCGCACCGGCAGACCCACTGGCTCTACCTGACGCCGGGCCTCGCGCTGCTCGCGGCCTGGGTCTACCTGCCGGTCGTCCTCACGCTGGCACTGAGCGTTCTGGACTGGCACCTGATCCGCGGCGAGGGAACGTTCGTGGGTACCGACAACTTCCGGCGGCTGTTCGCGGATCCCGAGTTCCGCTCGGCGAGCCTCCGCACCGTCGCGTACGCCGTCGCGCTGTTGCCGTTCGCCACGGTCGCGCCGTTCGCGATGGCGGTGCTGCTCTGGAAGCACGACGGTCCGGCCGCCCGGGTCTACCGGGCGCTGCTGTTCCTGCCGGTCGTCCTGGCGCCGGTCGCCACCGCGGTGTCCTGGCGGTTCCTGCTCGACCCGCTGCAGGGACTGGCCAACGCCGCGCTCGATGTCGTCGCGATACCGCCGGTCAACTGGCTCGGCGAGGGCGGGTCGGCGTTCGGGGTGATCGTCGTGCTCACCGGGACGAAGATCTTCGCACTCAACACGTTGCTCTACCTCGCCGGTCTGGCCGGGATCGACCGGCGTCTGCTGGAGGCCGCCCGGGTGGACGGCGCGACCGAGTGGGACGTGACCCGCCGGCTCGTCGTGCCGCTGCTCGGGCGCACGACCGCCCTGGTCACGTTCCTCTGCCTGGTGCTCGCCGGGCAGTGGGCCTTCGTGAACGTCGCGGTGCTCACCCAGGGCGGGCCGAGCGGTGCGACCGACAACGTGTACTACCACCTCTACGACTACGCGTTCGACTACTTCGACACCGGGCTGGCCGCCGCGGCCGCGGTGCTCCTCGTCGTGGTGTTCGTCCCGATCAGCCTGGCGTACCAGCGCGCCGGGCGACGAACTCCGGGGGGCGCCGGATGA
- a CDS encoding carbohydrate ABC transporter permease, which produces MTPGRGGSIGTHLLAVVVVAFLAFPVFWALVASFKPPNELYTLAPVADHPTLENYRIALTDLPLARLLLNTAVMALAVTAIQVAVSVLAAYGFTVFRFRGRSVLYLAVIATILVPQQALIIPNYLLAARLGWLNSYLGLVVPLSAVCGFGILLLRQHVEAVPPSLLEAARLDGAYHREILLSVVLPSVRPAISALSVLVFISTWNEYLWPLLIAPSAEQSTVQVGLALFQTQEGSAYGPMMAAATLATLPVLLVYLFNQRRVTDAFLQAGIR; this is translated from the coding sequence ATGACGCCGGGACGCGGAGGGTCGATCGGCACCCACCTCCTCGCGGTTGTGGTGGTGGCGTTCCTCGCGTTCCCGGTGTTCTGGGCACTGGTCGCGTCGTTCAAGCCGCCGAACGAGCTCTACACGCTGGCGCCGGTGGCCGACCACCCGACGCTGGAGAACTATCGGATCGCGCTGACCGACCTGCCGCTGGCCCGGCTGCTGCTGAACACGGCCGTGATGGCGTTGGCCGTGACGGCGATCCAGGTCGCGGTCAGCGTGCTGGCCGCCTACGGGTTCACCGTGTTCCGGTTCCGCGGCCGTTCGGTGCTCTACCTCGCGGTGATCGCGACGATCCTGGTACCGCAGCAGGCGCTGATCATTCCGAACTACCTGCTGGCGGCCCGGCTGGGGTGGCTGAACAGCTACCTGGGCCTCGTCGTGCCGCTCAGCGCCGTGTGCGGCTTCGGGATCCTGTTGCTGCGCCAGCACGTCGAAGCGGTGCCGCCGAGCCTGCTGGAGGCGGCCCGTCTCGACGGCGCGTACCACCGGGAGATCCTTCTGAGCGTCGTGCTGCCGTCGGTGCGCCCCGCGATCAGCGCGTTGTCGGTGCTGGTGTTCATCAGCACCTGGAACGAGTACCTCTGGCCGCTGCTGATCGCGCCGTCGGCGGAGCAGAGCACGGTGCAAGTCGGGCTGGCACTGTTCCAGACCCAGGAGGGATCGGCGTACGGGCCGATGATGGCCGCGGCCACGCTGGCCACGCTGCCGGTCCTGCTCGTCTACCTGTTCAACCAGCGCCGGGTCACCGACGCGTTCCTCCAGGCGGGAATCCGATGA
- a CDS encoding ABC transporter ATP-binding protein, which yields MTANATHRPTSAALGGPAASSAGLALRSATKRYGAETVFTDLDLTVDNGSFTVLVGPSGCGKSTCLRALAGLEALDAGQVLIDGVDVTRLPARARGLSMVFQDFALYPHMTVEQNVTFALRLQARHSRRGAGPDRAEIRRRCAEALTLLELDGLEQRRPAELSGGQRQRTALARAIVRRPRAFLMDEPLSNLDAQLRGQTRTQLARLHRRLGTTFLYVTHDQVEAMSMATRLVVLNRGEIVQAGAPEDVYERPVDTFVARFIGSPPMNLATASVTGRGDVSGDGLSGRIEAAGAAGQVTIGWRPAVATSDSTPGVDVTGRVDVVENVGEDRLVTALTPGGTAFAALLKPGTHPGVGAEITVRVPASGLHVFDHRTGRRLPAPG from the coding sequence ATGACCGCGAACGCCACCCACCGACCCACCTCCGCGGCCCTGGGCGGGCCGGCGGCGTCCTCCGCCGGGCTCGCGCTGCGCTCGGCGACCAAACGCTACGGCGCCGAGACGGTCTTCACCGACCTCGACCTCACCGTGGACAACGGGTCGTTCACGGTTCTGGTCGGCCCGTCCGGGTGCGGCAAGTCCACGTGCCTGCGCGCGCTGGCCGGGCTGGAGGCGCTGGACGCCGGCCAGGTGCTGATCGACGGCGTGGACGTCACCCGGCTGCCGGCCCGCGCACGGGGCCTGTCGATGGTCTTCCAGGACTTCGCGCTCTACCCGCACATGACCGTCGAGCAGAACGTGACGTTCGCGCTGCGGCTGCAGGCCAGGCACAGCCGCCGCGGCGCCGGGCCGGACCGCGCGGAGATCCGGCGCCGGTGCGCCGAGGCGCTGACGCTGCTGGAGCTGGACGGCCTCGAACAGCGGCGCCCCGCGGAGCTGTCCGGTGGCCAGCGGCAGCGGACCGCGCTGGCCCGCGCGATCGTCCGGCGCCCGCGGGCATTCCTGATGGACGAGCCGCTGTCGAACCTGGACGCCCAGCTGCGTGGCCAGACCCGCACGCAGCTCGCCCGCCTGCACCGCCGGCTCGGGACGACGTTCCTCTACGTCACGCACGACCAGGTCGAGGCGATGTCGATGGCCACCCGGCTGGTCGTGCTGAACCGGGGCGAGATCGTGCAGGCGGGCGCACCGGAGGACGTGTACGAACGGCCGGTCGACACGTTCGTCGCCAGGTTCATCGGGAGCCCGCCGATGAACCTGGCGACTGCGTCGGTGACCGGGCGCGGTGACGTGAGCGGTGACGGTCTGAGCGGGCGGATCGAGGCCGCCGGTGCCGCGGGCCAGGTCACGATCGGCTGGCGCCCCGCGGTGGCGACGTCGGACAGCACTCCGGGTGTGGACGTCACCGGCCGGGTCGACGTCGTGGAGAACGTCGGCGAGGACCGGCTGGTGACCGCACTGACCCCCGGGGGCACCGCGTTCGCGGCGCTGCTGAAGCCGGGCACGCACCCGGGGGTCGGCGCCGAGATCACGGTGCGCGTCCCGGCGTCCGGCCTGCACGTCTTCGACCACCGGACCGGCCGGCGGCTACCCGCGCCGGGGTGA